The proteins below are encoded in one region of Streptomyces sp. NBC_00490:
- a CDS encoding PaaI family thioesterase — protein sequence MGRIRTYEWDDPAITAAAVGRASGLEFLREVRAGRLPAAPVAATLDFTLDEVEEGRAEFSFTPGEEHYNPIGSVHGGVFATLLDSAAGCAVQSTLPVGMGYTSLDLTVKFLKRITADTGRVRAIGTVVSRGRQTALAEARLIDAEERLLAHATSSCMLFPMPAA from the coding sequence ATGGGACGCATACGCACCTACGAGTGGGACGACCCCGCGATCACCGCCGCCGCCGTGGGGCGCGCCTCAGGCCTGGAGTTCCTGCGTGAGGTGCGGGCCGGCCGGCTGCCCGCGGCTCCCGTCGCGGCGACCCTCGACTTCACCCTCGACGAGGTGGAAGAGGGCAGGGCCGAGTTCTCGTTCACCCCGGGCGAGGAGCACTACAACCCCATCGGCAGCGTGCACGGCGGCGTCTTCGCCACCCTGCTCGACTCGGCGGCAGGGTGCGCCGTGCAGTCCACCCTCCCGGTCGGCATGGGGTACACCTCGCTCGACCTGACCGTGAAGTTCCTCAAGCGGATCACCGCCGACACGGGCCGGGTCCGGGCCATCGGCACGGTCGTCAGCCGAGGCCGGCAGACCGCGCTCGCCGAGGCCAGGCTGATCGACGCCGAGGAGCGCCTGCTGGCCCACGCCACGAGCAGCTGCATGCTCTTCCCGATGCCCGCCGCCTAG
- a CDS encoding haloacid dehalogenase type II: MAEPEIDAIVFDVLGTLVEEPAGLRAGIGEFAPKLDDPGVEELLSLWQRHIETEQRRILEGVRAYVPTDVLDLEAARVVADAAGVDDPEAVAALSLSGRRLPPWPDTVAGLARLAERFPLIGLSNASRTALLGINAHAGLRWHQALSAEDARTYKPDPAVYRLAVTVSGLPPERLLMVAAHAWDLRGAQSLGLRTAYVARPVGDPPTASDRFDVHATDLSDLADRLGQK; encoded by the coding sequence ATGGCAGAGCCGGAGATCGACGCCATCGTGTTCGACGTGCTCGGCACCCTCGTCGAAGAACCCGCCGGACTGCGCGCCGGTATCGGTGAGTTCGCCCCGAAGCTCGACGACCCCGGGGTCGAGGAGCTCCTGTCGCTGTGGCAGCGGCACATCGAGACCGAGCAGCGCCGCATCCTCGAGGGTGTTCGGGCTTATGTCCCCACCGACGTACTGGACCTGGAAGCCGCTCGCGTGGTCGCCGACGCCGCCGGAGTCGACGACCCAGAGGCGGTGGCGGCGCTGTCCCTGTCGGGTCGCCGGCTCCCGCCCTGGCCCGACACCGTCGCGGGGCTCGCCCGGCTCGCCGAACGGTTCCCGCTGATCGGACTCTCCAACGCGAGCCGGACGGCGCTCCTGGGCATCAACGCCCATGCCGGACTGCGCTGGCACCAGGCACTGTCCGCCGAGGACGCCCGGACCTACAAGCCGGACCCGGCCGTCTACCGACTGGCTGTCACCGTCTCCGGGCTACCGCCGGAGCGGCTGCTGATGGTCGCCGCCCATGCCTGGGACCTGCGCGGAGCGCAGAGCCTCGGCCTGCGCACCGCCTATGTGGCCCGCCCGGTCGGCGACCCGCCCACCGCCTCGGACCGATTCGACGTGCACGCCACCGACTTGAGCGACCTCGCCGACCGGCTCGGCCAGAAATAA
- a CDS encoding SDR family NAD(P)-dependent oxidoreductase gives MSSIEQADRPVALVTGSTSGIGEAVARRLAADGTRVVVHSRRSVEAGRALAAELDGAYVRADLAVEDEARALVEETLGHYGRLDVLVNNAGISWPIPHHDLAAATPADWRQLLEVNLIAPWVLCTAALPALRRSPTGGSVVNITSHAGVRPKGSSVPYAASKAALNHVTRLLAAALAPDVRVNAIAPGLVDTPMTKDWTQAHELWRDRAPMGRPAQPSDVADLVASVIASTYLTGEVIVLDGGLNLT, from the coding sequence ATGAGCAGCATCGAACAAGCGGATCGCCCCGTCGCCCTGGTCACCGGCTCCACCTCGGGCATCGGGGAGGCCGTCGCGCGCAGACTGGCGGCGGACGGGACGCGGGTCGTCGTGCACTCGCGGCGCAGCGTGGAAGCGGGCCGGGCGCTGGCGGCGGAGCTCGACGGCGCGTACGTGCGGGCCGACCTGGCGGTCGAGGACGAGGCGCGCGCCCTGGTGGAGGAGACGCTGGGCCACTACGGCCGGCTGGACGTCCTGGTCAACAACGCCGGCATCAGCTGGCCCATCCCCCACCACGACCTCGCGGCGGCGACACCGGCGGACTGGCGGCAACTGCTGGAGGTCAACCTGATCGCCCCGTGGGTGCTCTGCACGGCCGCCCTTCCCGCGCTGCGCCGGTCCCCCACCGGCGGCTCGGTCGTCAACATCACCAGCCACGCCGGGGTGCGCCCCAAGGGTTCGTCGGTGCCGTACGCGGCGAGCAAGGCCGCGCTCAACCACGTCACCCGGCTCCTCGCGGCCGCCCTCGCGCCCGATGTACGCGTGAACGCCATCGCCCCGGGCCTGGTCGACACCCCCATGACCAAGGACTGGACGCAGGCCCACGAGCTGTGGCGCGACCGCGCCCCCATGGGCCGCCCCGCCCAGCCCTCCGACGTGGCCGACCTCGTGGCCTCGGTCATCGCCAGCACCTACCTCACCGGCGAGGTCATCGTCCTGGACGGCGGACTCAACCTGACCTGA
- a CDS encoding family 43 glycosylhydrolase, with product MTYFARPRTRARRRTGRFAGLTVASLFLGLTAPLLPAQAADTADVTDGLALWYKLDASSGTTVTDASGNGRDGTVNGTAGWTGTGQGLAFNGSDTYIKVPNDVMKGMDSISVSMDVLMDESQSTPYFIYGFGNTTSGSGNGYLFATGNSLRTAIASGNWSTEQNTRPTDSHNLTRSVWKQLTYTQTGTTAVLYEDGVEVGRNTSVTTTPGSIGSGTTTANYIGKSVYTSDKLFQGKIRDFRVYDRALAGSEVEQLSLPIAEQGVAADKAALTLGDTSAVTADLTLPKTGTAGGSSITWESDNTDVVSDSGAVTRPASGQPDGHATLTATLKKGTFSATRTFEVTVLPAVDDTTAVQQAAEALTVHNLDDVRGNLTLPAEGDLGTKVSWSSANTDVVSAEGVVHRPAHGDGTTTVELTATVTKGDAKATRAFTAKVPELPEKEALKGYMFSYFTGEGTSDGEQLYAALSKGNDPLKWRELNDGKPVLTSTLGEKGLRDPFIIRSPEGDKFYQIATDLRIYGNGDWDASQRTGSKSIMVWESTDLVNWTNQRLVKVSPDAAGNTWAPEAYYDEKLGEYVVFWASKLYDNEAHSGDTYNRMMYATTRDFYTFSEPKVWVDRGYSVIDSTVIQHDGTYFRLSKDERNNTSSTPNSKFIFEEKSDTLRNLSWTAVAEGIGKGEMSAAEGPLVFKSNTEDKWYAFLDEFGGRGYIPFETTDLASGVWTPSTGYDLPSKPRHGTVLPVTQAEYDRLLKTYQPDQIITGVEDVKVGTRIGDAPVLPATVIAESAGGVKRPVAVTWEDVAPSQYAQAGTFTVKGDLAGDSAIGVSAEVTVSAESTDVPADLLLHYDFDESGGSIARDSSGHGYHGTYVRTPDFGTGVEGGSFKMSGGDSGSSSPYVKIPGGVLKDTTSVTVSTYVKWKGGDNFQWLFGLGPDSNKYLFATPSNGGGKLFSAITKATWSGEKQMIGGSRLTAGEWQHLTVTLDGATGTAILYVDGAEAARVNGVTVKPSELYDSAKDYSGYIGKSLYSPDPYFGGEVDDFRIYNRALTPAEILELSGNTTGIAAATHPALKTDAIITDKDSKIVLPLTPGSDVTALAPQFTLAHGATISPASGTLRDFTKPVTYEVTGSDGKKRTWTVSAAIMKSPVLPGLNADPNVVRFGDTFYIYPTTDGFDGWSGTQFKAYSSKDLVHWTDHGVILDLGPDVSWADSRAWAPAMEERNGKYYFYFCADANIGVAVSDSPTGPFKDALGKPLLKAGAYTGQMIDPAVFTDDDGTSYLYWGNGRAYVVPLNDDMVSFDASKVTNITPSNYNEGSFVIKRKGTYYFMWSENDTRDENYQVAYATGPSPTGPWTKQGVILEKDLSLGIKGPGHHSVVHVPNTDDWYIVYHRFAIPGGDGMHRETSIDKMEFDADGLIKKVVPTLESIDPVTIARAGADASGKEGDKIQLNGTVSGAGTAKWTAEAGAPCTFADAGAARTTLTCTDNGTFKVTLTGGRSSDTATVEVANAAPALTSATGPKSPVSVGKQAVVTAGFTDPGARDTHTCTVDWKDGTTPTAGTVTASGCRAEHTYRKAGIRKPVITVTDDDGASDHRTLPELIVYDRAAGPAFGTGLFTSPAGAYPAKPTLTGKAAFFFTAFYTNPTSVPLGQMSLDFGPAKLKFRSTGSDWLVVTGSQAVYQGTGTVNGTDGYAFRVTATDTPDSLHVRIWKKSGGDVVYDNVTGSKITGLITIGDRRE from the coding sequence ATGACGTACTTCGCACGTCCGCGCACCCGCGCGAGACGCCGGACGGGCCGATTCGCCGGCCTGACCGTCGCATCGCTGTTCCTCGGCCTCACCGCGCCCCTCCTCCCCGCGCAGGCGGCCGACACCGCGGACGTCACCGACGGACTGGCGCTCTGGTACAAGCTCGACGCCTCCTCCGGCACCACCGTCACCGACGCCTCCGGCAACGGCCGGGACGGCACGGTCAACGGCACCGCAGGCTGGACGGGCACCGGCCAGGGCCTCGCCTTCAACGGCTCGGACACCTACATCAAGGTACCGAACGACGTCATGAAGGGCATGGACTCGATCAGCGTCTCCATGGACGTGCTGATGGACGAGTCACAGAGCACCCCGTACTTCATCTACGGCTTCGGCAACACCACCAGCGGCTCAGGCAACGGCTACCTCTTCGCCACCGGCAACTCGCTGCGCACCGCCATCGCGTCCGGCAACTGGTCGACGGAGCAGAACACCCGCCCCACCGACTCGCACAACCTGACCCGCTCGGTGTGGAAGCAGCTCACCTACACCCAGACCGGCACCACGGCCGTGCTGTACGAGGACGGCGTGGAGGTCGGCCGCAACACCTCGGTCACCACCACCCCGGGCTCCATCGGCTCGGGCACCACTACCGCCAACTACATAGGCAAGTCGGTCTACACCAGCGACAAGCTCTTCCAGGGCAAGATCCGTGACTTCCGGGTCTACGACCGCGCACTCGCCGGCTCCGAGGTCGAGCAACTCTCCCTCCCCATCGCCGAACAGGGCGTCGCCGCCGACAAGGCGGCCCTCACCCTGGGCGACACCAGCGCGGTGACCGCCGATCTGACCCTGCCCAAAACCGGCACCGCCGGCGGCTCCTCCATCACCTGGGAGAGCGACAACACCGACGTCGTCTCCGACTCCGGCGCGGTGACCCGCCCCGCCTCCGGTCAGCCGGACGGCCACGCCACACTGACCGCGACCCTGAAGAAGGGCACCTTCAGCGCCACCAGGACCTTCGAGGTCACGGTCCTGCCCGCCGTCGACGACACGACCGCCGTCCAGCAGGCCGCCGAGGCACTGACCGTGCACAACCTCGACGACGTCCGCGGCAACCTCACCCTCCCGGCCGAGGGCGACCTCGGCACCAAGGTCTCCTGGTCCTCCGCGAACACGGACGTCGTCTCCGCCGAGGGCGTGGTCCACCGGCCCGCGCACGGCGACGGCACCACGACCGTCGAGCTGACCGCCACCGTCACCAAGGGCGACGCGAAGGCGACCCGCGCCTTCACCGCGAAGGTGCCGGAACTGCCCGAGAAGGAAGCCCTCAAGGGCTACATGTTCAGCTACTTCACCGGCGAGGGCACCTCGGACGGCGAGCAGCTCTACGCCGCGCTCAGCAAGGGCAACGACCCGCTGAAGTGGCGGGAGTTGAACGACGGCAAGCCGGTCCTGACCTCCACGCTCGGCGAGAAGGGCCTGCGCGACCCGTTCATCATCCGCTCTCCCGAGGGCGACAAGTTCTACCAGATCGCCACCGACCTGCGGATCTACGGCAACGGCGACTGGGACGCCTCCCAGCGCACCGGCAGCAAGTCCATCATGGTCTGGGAGTCCACCGACCTGGTGAACTGGACCAACCAGCGCCTGGTGAAGGTCTCCCCCGACGCGGCCGGCAACACCTGGGCCCCCGAGGCGTACTACGACGAGAAGCTCGGCGAGTACGTCGTCTTCTGGGCCTCCAAGCTGTACGACAACGAGGCCCACTCCGGCGACACGTACAACCGCATGATGTACGCGACGACCCGTGACTTCTACACCTTCAGCGAGCCCAAGGTCTGGGTCGACCGCGGCTACTCGGTCATCGACTCCACGGTCATCCAGCACGACGGCACGTACTTCCGCCTCTCCAAGGACGAGCGGAACAACACCTCCTCCACGCCCAACAGCAAGTTCATCTTCGAGGAGAAGAGCGACACGCTCCGCAACCTCTCCTGGACGGCCGTCGCCGAGGGCATCGGCAAGGGCGAGATGAGCGCGGCCGAGGGTCCGTTGGTGTTCAAGTCGAACACCGAGGACAAGTGGTACGCGTTCCTCGACGAGTTCGGCGGACGCGGCTACATCCCCTTCGAGACGACCGACCTGGCCTCCGGTGTCTGGACCCCGTCCACCGGCTACGACCTGCCCTCCAAGCCCCGGCACGGCACGGTGCTGCCGGTCACCCAGGCCGAGTACGACCGGCTCCTCAAGACGTACCAGCCGGACCAGATCATCACGGGCGTCGAGGACGTCAAGGTCGGGACACGCATCGGCGACGCCCCGGTCCTGCCCGCCACCGTCATCGCCGAGTCCGCGGGCGGCGTGAAGCGTCCCGTCGCCGTCACCTGGGAGGACGTGGCCCCGTCGCAGTACGCGCAGGCCGGCACCTTCACGGTGAAGGGTGACCTGGCGGGCGACTCCGCGATCGGCGTCAGCGCCGAGGTCACGGTCTCCGCCGAGAGCACGGACGTCCCGGCCGACCTGCTCCTGCACTACGACTTCGACGAGAGCGGCGGCAGCATCGCCCGCGACTCCAGCGGCCACGGATACCACGGCACCTACGTCCGTACGCCGGACTTCGGGACCGGCGTCGAGGGCGGCTCGTTCAAGATGTCCGGCGGCGACAGCGGCTCCAGCTCGCCGTACGTCAAGATCCCGGGCGGCGTGCTGAAGGACACGACCAGCGTCACCGTCTCCACGTACGTCAAGTGGAAGGGCGGCGACAACTTCCAGTGGCTGTTCGGACTCGGCCCGGACAGCAACAAGTACCTGTTCGCGACCCCGTCCAACGGCGGCGGCAAACTGTTCTCCGCGATCACCAAGGCCACCTGGTCCGGCGAGAAGCAGATGATCGGCGGCTCCCGGCTCACGGCCGGCGAGTGGCAGCACCTCACGGTCACCCTGGACGGCGCGACCGGGACGGCGATCCTCTACGTGGACGGCGCCGAGGCGGCCCGGGTCAACGGGGTCACCGTCAAGCCGTCCGAGCTGTACGACTCGGCGAAGGACTACTCCGGCTACATCGGCAAGTCCCTCTACTCCCCCGACCCGTACTTCGGCGGCGAGGTCGACGACTTCCGGATCTACAACCGGGCCCTGACGCCCGCCGAGATCCTGGAGCTCAGCGGCAACACCACCGGGATCGCCGCGGCGACCCACCCGGCACTCAAGACCGACGCGATCATCACCGACAAGGACAGCAAGATCGTCCTGCCGCTCACCCCGGGCAGTGATGTCACCGCTCTGGCACCGCAGTTCACCCTCGCCCACGGCGCGACCATCAGCCCCGCCTCCGGAACCCTGCGCGACTTCACGAAGCCGGTGACGTACGAGGTGACCGGCTCGGACGGCAAGAAGCGCACCTGGACGGTCTCGGCGGCGATCATGAAGAGCCCGGTCCTGCCCGGTCTCAACGCCGACCCGAACGTGGTCCGCTTCGGCGACACCTTCTACATCTACCCGACCACCGACGGCTTCGACGGCTGGAGCGGTACGCAGTTCAAGGCGTACTCCTCCAAGGACCTGGTCCACTGGACCGACCACGGCGTCATCCTGGACCTGGGTCCGGACGTCTCCTGGGCGGACAGCAGGGCCTGGGCGCCGGCCATGGAGGAGCGGAACGGCAAGTACTACTTCTACTTCTGCGCCGACGCGAACATCGGTGTCGCGGTCTCCGACTCGCCCACCGGCCCGTTCAAGGACGCGCTCGGCAAGCCGCTGCTGAAGGCCGGTGCCTACACGGGCCAGATGATCGACCCGGCCGTCTTCACCGACGACGACGGCACGTCGTACCTGTACTGGGGCAACGGCCGCGCCTATGTCGTCCCGCTCAACGACGACATGGTCTCCTTCGACGCCTCGAAGGTCACCAACATCACGCCGAGCAACTACAACGAGGGCTCCTTCGTCATCAAGCGCAAGGGCACCTACTACTTCATGTGGTCGGAGAACGACACACGTGACGAGAACTACCAGGTCGCCTACGCCACCGGCCCCTCGCCCACCGGCCCCTGGACCAAGCAGGGCGTGATCCTGGAGAAGGACCTCTCGCTCGGCATCAAGGGCCCCGGCCACCACTCGGTGGTCCACGTCCCCAACACCGACGACTGGTACATCGTCTACCACCGCTTCGCCATCCCCGGCGGTGACGGCATGCACCGTGAAACCTCCATCGACAAGATGGAGTTCGACGCCGACGGCCTGATCAAGAAGGTCGTCCCCACCCTGGAGAGCATCGACCCGGTCACCATCGCCCGGGCCGGCGCGGACGCCTCCGGCAAGGAAGGCGACAAGATCCAGCTCAACGGCACGGTGTCCGGCGCGGGCACCGCCAAGTGGACCGCCGAGGCGGGGGCGCCCTGCACCTTCGCCGACGCCGGTGCCGCCCGTACGACGCTCACCTGCACCGACAACGGCACGTTCAAGGTGACGCTGACCGGCGGCCGCAGCAGCGACACGGCGACCGTCGAGGTCGCCAACGCGGCACCGGCCCTCACCTCCGCCACCGGGCCGAAGTCCCCGGTGTCGGTGGGCAAGCAGGCGGTCGTCACGGCCGGGTTCACCGACCCGGGCGCCCGTGACACCCACACCTGCACGGTCGACTGGAAGGACGGCACCACGCCGACGGCCGGCACGGTCACCGCGTCCGGCTGCCGGGCGGAACACACCTACCGCAAGGCCGGTATCCGCAAGCCGGTGATCACCGTCACCGACGACGACGGCGCCTCGGACCACAGGACGCTCCCCGAGCTGATCGTCTACGACCGCGCCGCCGGACCCGCGTTCGGCACCGGCCTCTTCACCTCGCCGGCCGGGGCCTACCCCGCCAAGCCGACACTGACCGGCAAGGCCGCCTTCTTCTTCACCGCCTTCTACACGAATCCGACCTCCGTCCCCCTCGGGCAGATGTCCCTCGACTTCGGCCCGGCCAAGCTGAAGTTCCGTTCCACCGGCTCCGACTGGCTCGTGGTCACCGGCTCCCAGGCCGTCTACCAGGGCACCGGCACGGTCAACGGCACCGACGGCTACGCCTTCCGCGTCACCGCCACCGATACCCCGGACAGCCTCCACGTCAGGATCTGGAAGAAGTCCGGTGGTGACGTCGTCTACGACAACGTCACCGGCTCGAAGATCACCGGATTGATCACCATCGGCGACCGCCGGGAGTGA
- a CDS encoding sensor histidine kinase: MARRLRAILLIPVVVTLVLGGFRVTRAVDTWQSADDAVRVAELVQAANKYASDAINERDLSVVPLLRGDTDSSVVAKVRKVTDQDRAAFDKAVERMPRTERLLRRVEVVQSGGKQLAGIRDAAFTSALPGVQTEEKYHLIQHPLMELSNELGFGSSNQASFGRALYAISLTQAAESLTRAIGTHILAEDRSKLKKGELATQLASFRSYAYLQRVALVEFDGAATSQDTARLQKALAAAKTKGEQQVTQAAARADAAGEDYVVPPAMTTMISEIASGKSAGDLAEQGITADSFFAASTLSFDAYRQVEVYLSDTALANAKDIADSARRDAIVLSAVVLGAVLAAFLIAAGVARSMSRRMSVLRGSAFQIAEQRLPALLSQLNRATPGRVDTRVAPIPITSTDEIGEVARAFDQVHREAVRLAAEQAALRGNINAIFTNLSRRSQSLVEGQLALITDLENNEADPDQLDNLFRLDHLATRMRRNGENLLVLAGEESNHHGMPQLALIDVLRAAASEVEQYERIELSGVPEAEIHGRAVSDLVHLLAELLENATAFSTPQMKVYVTAGRLPDGRVMVEIHDSGIGLTAEDFAAINHKLAHPPTVDANISRQMGLFVVGRLADRHGIRVQLRPSRQQSGTTSLIMLPHTITYAAAHEVPVDPAAGSPYPLENAPHFAGPDGSIVDSFSQGGQGAHAARDQSGTDAMSRYLYREERRRLTGHDEHEDVPR; this comes from the coding sequence GTGGCGCGGCGGCTGCGGGCCATCCTGCTGATCCCGGTCGTGGTCACGCTCGTGCTCGGCGGATTCAGGGTGACGCGCGCCGTGGACACCTGGCAGAGCGCCGACGACGCGGTCCGGGTCGCGGAGTTGGTGCAGGCGGCGAACAAGTACGCCAGTGACGCGATCAACGAGCGTGATCTGTCGGTCGTGCCGCTGCTGCGGGGCGACACCGACTCGAGTGTCGTCGCCAAGGTGCGCAAGGTCACCGATCAGGACAGGGCCGCGTTCGACAAGGCGGTGGAGCGGATGCCCCGAACCGAGCGTCTGCTGAGAAGGGTCGAGGTCGTCCAGAGCGGCGGCAAGCAACTCGCCGGCATCCGGGACGCGGCGTTCACGTCCGCGCTGCCCGGGGTGCAGACCGAGGAGAAGTACCACCTGATCCAGCACCCGCTGATGGAGCTCTCCAACGAGCTCGGCTTCGGCAGCAGCAACCAGGCCAGCTTCGGCCGGGCCCTGTACGCCATCTCGCTCACACAGGCGGCCGAGTCCCTGACCCGGGCCATCGGCACGCACATCCTGGCCGAGGACCGCAGCAAGCTCAAGAAGGGTGAACTCGCCACCCAGCTGGCCTCGTTCCGCTCCTACGCCTATCTCCAGCGGGTCGCGCTGGTGGAGTTCGACGGCGCCGCCACGAGCCAGGACACGGCCCGGCTGCAGAAGGCGCTGGCGGCCGCGAAGACCAAGGGCGAGCAGCAGGTCACCCAGGCCGCGGCGCGTGCCGACGCGGCCGGCGAGGACTACGTCGTCCCGCCGGCCATGACGACGATGATCAGTGAGATCGCGTCGGGGAAGTCGGCCGGGGATCTCGCGGAGCAGGGCATCACCGCCGACTCCTTCTTCGCCGCCTCCACGCTCTCCTTCGACGCGTACCGCCAGGTCGAGGTCTATCTCAGCGACACCGCGCTCGCCAACGCGAAGGACATCGCCGACAGTGCGCGCCGGGACGCCATCGTGCTGTCGGCCGTGGTCCTCGGCGCCGTGCTCGCCGCGTTCCTGATCGCCGCCGGGGTGGCCCGCTCGATGAGCCGCCGGATGAGTGTCCTGCGCGGCTCGGCGTTCCAGATCGCCGAGCAGCGGCTGCCGGCCCTGCTCTCCCAGCTCAACCGTGCCACTCCCGGCCGGGTCGACACCCGGGTGGCGCCGATCCCGATCACCTCGACCGACGAGATCGGCGAGGTCGCCCGGGCCTTCGACCAGGTGCACCGTGAGGCGGTGCGGCTGGCCGCCGAGCAGGCGGCGCTGCGGGGCAACATCAACGCGATCTTCACCAACCTGTCGCGCCGCAGCCAGTCGCTCGTCGAGGGCCAACTGGCCCTGATCACCGACCTGGAGAACAACGAGGCCGACCCGGACCAGCTGGACAACCTCTTCCGCCTGGACCATCTGGCCACCCGTATGCGCCGCAACGGCGAGAACCTCCTGGTCCTCGCCGGCGAGGAGTCCAACCATCACGGCATGCCGCAGCTCGCGCTGATCGACGTGCTGCGGGCGGCCGCCTCGGAGGTGGAGCAGTACGAGCGGATCGAGCTCTCGGGCGTCCCGGAGGCCGAGATCCACGGACGTGCCGTGAGCGACCTCGTGCATCTGCTGGCCGAACTCCTGGAGAACGCCACCGCGTTCTCCACACCGCAGATGAAGGTGTACGTCACCGCGGGCCGGCTTCCCGACGGGCGGGTCATGGTGGAGATCCATGACAGCGGCATCGGTCTGACCGCCGAGGACTTCGCCGCCATCAACCACAAGCTCGCCCATCCGCCGACCGTCGACGCCAACATCTCCCGGCAGATGGGTCTGTTCGTGGTCGGCCGGCTCGCCGACCGGCACGGCATCCGTGTCCAGTTGCGGCCGTCGCGACAGCAGTCGGGCACGACGTCGCTGATCATGCTGCCGCACACGATCACGTACGCGGCGGCGCACGAGGTTCCCGTCGACCCGGCCGCGGGCTCCCCCTATCCCCTGGAGAACGCACCGCACTTCGCGGGTCCCGACGGGAGCATCGTGGACTCGTTCTCCCAGGGCGGTCAGGGGGCCCACGCGGCTCGGGACCAGTCGGGCACGGACGCGATGAGCCGCTACCTCTACCGCGAGGAGCGGCGCCGCCTGACGGGACATGACGAGCACGAGGACGTTCCCCGGTAG
- a CDS encoding alpha/beta fold hydrolase, whose amino-acid sequence MSDWELAETFRSTSGEVRWGSLGPPGRDPVVLLHGTPFSSYVWRSVARALARDHQVFVWDMPGYGASEKSTGQDVSLAAQGRVFTELLAHWGLDEPLVVAHDFGGAVSLRAHLLHGARYRALALVDPVALAPWGSPFFRLVGEHPAVFEQLPPALHRALVREYVSSASSPGLHPAVLDRLVRPWLGDFGQPAFYRQIAQATQRHTDEIQDRYADITIPTLICWGEDDTWIPPEKGRELAARIPGARLEPLAGAGHLVQEDAPAELTAALAAFLREHGEAR is encoded by the coding sequence GTGAGTGACTGGGAGTTGGCCGAGACGTTCCGCAGCACGTCGGGGGAGGTGCGCTGGGGCAGCCTCGGCCCACCCGGCCGGGACCCGGTGGTGCTGCTGCACGGCACGCCGTTCTCGTCGTACGTCTGGCGCTCCGTGGCCCGCGCGCTGGCCCGCGACCACCAGGTGTTCGTGTGGGACATGCCCGGCTACGGCGCCTCGGAGAAGTCCACAGGCCAGGACGTCTCCCTGGCCGCACAGGGCAGGGTCTTCACCGAACTCCTCGCACACTGGGGCCTCGACGAACCCCTCGTGGTCGCCCATGACTTCGGCGGTGCCGTCAGTCTGCGAGCGCATCTGCTGCACGGAGCCCGCTACCGGGCGCTCGCCCTGGTCGACCCGGTCGCACTCGCCCCATGGGGCTCACCGTTCTTCCGGCTCGTCGGCGAACACCCGGCAGTCTTCGAACAGTTGCCGCCCGCCCTGCACCGGGCCCTGGTACGCGAATACGTCAGCTCGGCCAGCAGCCCCGGCCTGCACCCGGCCGTGCTCGACCGACTGGTCCGGCCCTGGCTCGGCGACTTCGGTCAGCCGGCCTTCTACCGGCAGATCGCCCAGGCGACCCAGCGCCACACCGACGAGATCCAGGACCGGTACGCCGACATCACGATCCCCACGTTGATCTGCTGGGGCGAGGACGACACCTGGATCCCCCCGGAGAAGGGACGCGAGCTCGCCGCCCGTATCCCCGGCGCACGTCTGGAACCGTTGGCCGGCGCGGGCCACCTGGTCCAGGAAGACGCGCCCGCCGAACTCACGGCTGCTCTCGCGGCCTTCCTCCGGGAACACGGTGAAGCACGCTAG
- a CDS encoding aminoglycoside adenylyltransferase family protein — MTQVQEIVGLVGGVLGAEAIGVYLHGSSVLGGLRPASDVDVLVVSRRRMGARDRRALLDGLLRISGSGAEARPIELTVPVQSEVRPWRYPPTVDFLYGEWLRAEYEAGEVPQPEPMPDLALLITMVLTGDRPLTGPSPAKILDPVPRTDLVRASAAGIPGLLDDLDSDTRNVVLTFARIWTTLATGRITSKDAAADWALARLPPEHRAVLEHARQLYLNCTYSEERWSVALRAQVRPHLDRVLAEIDRLSDEAAR, encoded by the coding sequence GTGACTCAGGTTCAGGAGATCGTGGGGCTGGTCGGCGGTGTGCTGGGGGCCGAGGCCATCGGCGTCTACCTCCACGGGTCCTCCGTGCTCGGCGGGCTCAGGCCGGCCAGCGACGTGGACGTGCTGGTCGTCTCCCGACGGCGCATGGGTGCGCGGGATCGACGGGCCCTCCTCGACGGGCTGCTGCGGATCTCCGGCTCCGGCGCCGAGGCCCGCCCCATCGAGCTCACCGTGCCCGTCCAGTCCGAGGTGCGGCCGTGGCGGTATCCGCCGACCGTCGACTTCCTCTACGGCGAGTGGCTGCGGGCGGAGTACGAGGCCGGGGAGGTGCCCCAGCCGGAGCCGATGCCCGATCTGGCCCTGCTGATCACCATGGTGCTCACCGGCGACCGCCCTCTCACCGGTCCGAGCCCGGCGAAGATCCTCGATCCGGTTCCGCGGACGGACCTGGTCCGGGCGAGCGCGGCGGGAATCCCCGGCCTGCTCGACGACCTGGACAGCGACACCCGCAACGTTGTGCTGACCTTCGCCCGCATCTGGACCACGCTCGCCACCGGCCGGATCACGTCGAAGGACGCCGCCGCCGACTGGGCCCTCGCCCGGCTCCCGCCCGAGCATCGCGCCGTCCTCGAACACGCCAGACAGCTCTACCTCAACTGCACCTATTCCGAGGAGCGTTGGAGCGTTGCGTTGCGGGCGCAGGTGCGTCCGCACCTGGACCGCGTGCTCGCCGAGATCGACCGGCTGTCGGACGAGGCCGCACGGTGA